In Perognathus longimembris pacificus isolate PPM17 chromosome 23, ASM2315922v1, whole genome shotgun sequence, a single genomic region encodes these proteins:
- the Stx4 gene encoding syntaxin-4 produces the protein MRDRTHELRQGDHSSDDEDRERVALVQPGMARLGSPDEEFFRKVQAIRQTMAKLENKVRELEKQQVTILATPLPEESMKQDLQNLRDEIKQLGREIRTQLKAIEPQKEEADENYNSVNTRMRRTQHGVLSQQFVELINKCNSTQSEYREKNVERIRRQLKITNAGMVSDEELEQMLDSGQSEVFVSNILKDTQVTRQALNEISARHSEIQQLERSIRELHEIFTFLATEVEMQGEMINRIEKNILSSADYVERGQEHVKVALENQKKARKKKVMIIICVSITVLILAIIIAITTVVG, from the exons ATGCGCGACCGGACCCACGAGCTGAGACAG GGGGATCACAGCTCGGATGATGAGGACCGGGAGCGCGTCGCCCTGGTGCAGCCGGGCATGGCGAGGCTGGGCAGCCCCGACGAGGAGTTCTTCCGCAAG GTCCAGGCAATTCGACAGACTATGGCCAAGCTGGAGAATAAAGTCCGGGAGTTGGAGAAGCAGCAGGTCACCATCCTCGCCACGCCCCTTCCCGAGGAGA GCATGAAGCAAGACCTGCAGAACCTGCGCGATGAGATCAAACAGCTGGGAAGGGAGATCCGCACACAGCTGAAGG CTATAGAGCCCCAAAAGGAGGAAGCTGATGAGAATTACAACTCAGTCAACACAAGAATGAGAAGAACCCAG CATGGAGTCCTTTCGCAGCAATTTGTGGAACTCATCAACAAGTGCAACTCCACACAGTCTGAATACCGCGAGAAGAACGTGGAGCGCATCCGGAGACAGCTGAAGATCA CCAATGCTGGGATGGTGTCTGATGAGGAGCTGGAACAGATGCTGGACAGTGGGCAGAGCGAGGTGTTTGTGTCCAAT atattGAAAGACACCCAAGTGACCCGACAGGCCTTAAATGAAATCTCAGCCCGGCACAGCGAGATCCAGCAGCTGGAACGCAGCATCCGGGAGCTTCATGAGATCTTCACTTTCCTGGCTACTGAGGTGGAGATGCAG GGGGAGATGATCAACCGGATTGAGAAGAACATCCTGAGCTCAGCGGACTATGTAGAGCGTGGACAGGAGCACGTCAAAGTAGCCCTGGAGAAccagaagaaagcaagaaag AAGAAAGTCATGATTATCATCTGTGTGTCCATCACTGTCCTCATTCTGGCAATCATCATTGCCATCACCACAGTAGTTGGATAA